Part of the Virgibacillus necropolis genome, TGGAAGATGGTAGAAAGGTTGCGGAGGTTGCTAGGGAACTTGATATAGTTCATCAAACATTACACAAGTGGGTGAATAAATACAAGGAAGATAGTTTTGTAGGGAGTGGAAACCGGAATCAGCTGATAAAGCGACCTATGAAAAGGACAAACGAATTCGTGATTTAGAAGAAGAGGTCGCTATTTTAAAAAAGGCTATGGGCATATTCGCAAAAAACCAGAAGTAATTTATGACTTCATTGAACAACGATGAATATATATCGCCTTTTTCCTTAGAAAGTTATCAAACGGCTATATGGTTTTACTGGTACATATATTGTTCACGCTGTTACTTTATTTAGCTTAAAAAGGTTATGGTAATGATACGCAAACAGGCCAGATTGTAGCATAACGAATGAATAATATTTTTGCTAAAGTAGAAAGGGATAAAGAAAAATTCGCCTTTATATCTAAGGGGTGGGAGGATGCTATGGAGAAGCTAGAATATGAGTGGGTAAAACAAACAAGACAGATTTTATTAGACCAGTGTAAAGAATTGAACGAAAATGATTTTACAAAAGAATTAGGATTTGGTTTTCAAAGTATAAGAGATTCTTTAGTTCATGTGGCAGGTTGTTATCATGCTTGGCTGGGTTCTTTTGCACTTTCAGAAACAACATCACCACTATTAACAAAAGAAGCAATCAATGAGATGCAGATTGACGATATTCAACGTTATTTTCAACAAGCGGATAAATATGTAGA contains:
- a CDS encoding DinB family protein — its product is MEKLEYEWVKQTRQILLDQCKELNENDFTKELGFGFQSIRDSLVHVAGCYHAWLGSFALSETTSPLLTKEAINEMQIDDIQRYFQQADKYVDTVFEKFTDNFDDNIEKEPSWKLGSGAIRKTPHQLLTHSVTHEFHHKGQIVAMLRLLGHIPKNTDILGLPDEEFVK